TTAAGAATAAGAAAGTATACGAAATCTTTTTCGCAAAAAAATATTGCTAATATTCTATGAGAAGATATTCGGGAAGTTTTTAATTACATAACAGAAAAGAAGTATTATAGATCAGCAAACAATTTTCTAAAGCTGCTAACCTATATTTAATAAGTTTATAAAGTGGGGATTAATAGACAAAAATCCAGTTATCGGAATAGAAAGGCATAAAGTACAATTAAGAGACAAATATAATCAAGCAAGAAATTGAGAGATTTATAGCAGTACTAGCAGAGGAAAAAAAATTAATAAGAGACTTTATATTGATAACGTTATTAACAGCAATTCGTAAAAACAATGTGTTTAAAATGTGTTGGAAGGATATAAGATTTATTGAGCAAATATGGTATATATCTGATGCTAAAAATAGGAAACCATAAAATGTAGTACTTACAGATTTTGTAATGTTAATACTGAATGCAAGGAAGCAAAAATCGAATAGTGAGTGGGTATTTCCAAATAACAGCAATAATAGCGAACATTTCGTGATCTACATAGGCAATGTGATAGAATCCGCAAAAAAAGCTGGGATACCAGATGTAACAATACATGATCTTAATTAACAACGTCAATTAATTTAGGATAAGGAGTCAGGAGAAGAAGAAGAGATAAGATGGGGATTAAGTTTAGAGATAGAATAACTAGCAAGAGAATCAATTATATGAACAAAAAAATTAAGAGGAGAAGGGTGTCTAGTATGCTCTAAAAGCATATGTTTTTTTAGTACATTAAAGACAGACTCAATTAAAGAACGTTTATTTAATAACCGATTATCTTGTATGTCCAATAAATATGTTTTCATATCTTTACGAAGATTAGTATAGTCATTTACAATGAAGTTTGAGCATAGAAAAAAGAGATAATAGAATCATAAGATTTAGCAAATTGAGTAATTTGATGTCTAATCCACCGCTTCATATTAGCCGAAAACTTTTCTATCGGATTTAAATCTGGAGAATAAGGTGGAAGAAAAATAACTTTACAACCAACAGATTCTATTAACTCTTTAGTTTTTTTAGACTTATGAAACGCAGCATTATCTATTACTACAAACTGAGCAGGCTTTAACTCATTAATTAATACCTGCTGCACTCAAGCTTCAAATAATCTTGTATTACATGCACCATTAAATATCATAGGTGCGATTGATTTATTATTAACATAACCAGCTATAATATTTGTGCGATCGTAATATTTACCACTCTTTTTGCTGCTTACATGAGTTCCTTTTTTGCTCCACCATCTATCATTGCATATAGACATTTCAATTTCAATGCCACTTTCATCTATGTATGCCAAGTTTTCCTTAGGTATAGAACCTATTACTTGTTGATATTTTTCTCTTATTTCTGGTTTTGCTTCCATGTAGGTAAACGTTTTTTTTTAACTATAGCCGAATTTTTTCATGTAATAACTCGCTACTCTTATTAAAATTCCAAAATGTTTTCCTGTTTGTGCCAGAGTTAGATTTTGATTTAGCGAAATGTATTTTTCAAATTCTATCTTATATATTTTTTCTTTTTTACCAAGACGATCTCTTTCTTTATAATGACCTTCTGATTTATATCTTTTATACCAATTTCTTACTGTGTTTGCTGCTATATCAAATTTTACTGAGGCATCATTACAACTTTTTCCTTGATTAACACATTTTATTACTTCCTGCCGAAAGTCTTGGCTATATGATTTTGGCATTTTCTTTTCAGAATACTATACTCAAACTTCCTTCATTGTAAATGACTATAAATAAATGTAGACCATTGGTCAGCAGTTGATGAAATAACTCTTTAGATATGTAAGCTTTATCACCAAACAATTTACCAGATAAGCCTTTAGAAAACTGAAGCTACAGATAAGGTCGCTTTTATTGCCTTTAGTAATTTTAACTGACATTATTTCGCCTTTATTATTGATTTAAAGATGTTCTATAGGAAAAATTAGTCTTCTAAGGCAGATAGTATCAGTATGAAGATTTATATAGGTTTGGCATAATGATTTTTGTCAACCTTTTGAACAAAAATTTGATGGTAATTTGTAAAAAAATTATTTTCTAAAACACCTACTATAGCTGTATTTTTGGAGATGAAAAATGCGACCTGTAGTATTCGATTTTTTAACTAATAGTTGTAATATTATTAAAAAAAATAGTAACAATAATGACACAATATTTTATAACTTTATTGGAAATATCATTCCACCAGAATGGAGAAAGCTAACTGGAGATAATGGAAAAGCATTAAGTAAAACATCTAAACAGCTTTTATCATTCATAGTATTTAGACTACATATCTATTACAACAAAGATATAGATGAATTACAGGAAAGTTATCAGCTTTATGAAGATAAGCTGAATGTTGGTCAAAGAAGAGTTAGGCAATGCTTAGTAGAATTAAGAGATGCAGGTTTTATTGAAATTGAAAATAGGACAATCATTAAAGACAATGTGAAGTTACGTAATGTCCCTTGCATAAAAATTCTGAAAAATTTTCAGCACTATAGTGAAAAAGGGAAAGAAGAAAATATAGCCTTACCAGAAAAAAAATTTCGTCCCAACATGAAAGAAATTTCAGGTCAACCTGAAACTTTTTTCAGGGACATATATAGATATATAAAAAAATCTAAAATATCTAGATCTACTGAAGGTGAGTTAGTAGAGAATAAAAAAAATGAAAATGAAGAACAAAATTTTCAAAATGTTGATGATTTTGAAAATGATATACGAACTTCAACTAAAAATTGTAATCAAGACATTAAATCACTAATAACAAAGATTCTCAAGTCTTCGAATGGTAAAAAAGAATGGTTCAAAAAGTACAGGCTAAAAGAGTTTTACCCACTAACACCAGAAGATGCAGTTGCACTGCAACACAAGTCTGATAAAGGTTTTTAACATATACTTTATCAACAAATTGCTATTAAAGCTAGCAGGTCGATATTCGAATTATCATTTTGGCTGTAAAGCATCAGTTCTAAACTATATAGCAAAAGTGTTAGCGAATGAATTACGAACTACTGATCAGGCAAATAGAGACAACTGTGGATTTGATAACGAATTTAATAAGGAAAAATATCTTACTCAAATTGAAACAAGCGCAAATCTTAGTAAGGAAAGTCAGTTGAAGCATAAAATTGCTGGTTCTTTTGAAGCAGCTATGGCTTATCAAATTTTGACTTCTTGTAGTTTTGGGCCAGCGGTTCGAACTAGGTTTTTTGTTAAGTTGCTTAAAAATATCACACTAACAGAATGTGATGAATCAAAGATATTACAAGCTGTACAAGATGTATATGGATACGAAATTCAAGAATTGCAAGTTACACCATTTGAGCAACCTACAACTGTTTCACAGAAACAAATCAATGAAGAAGAGTATCTCTTGAATCTCAGTAAACAACTGGGCTCTAACTCGACTTGGTACAAAGTACGAGAATCTTTAGTTACATGTTATGGTCAAGCTATCGATAAAGAATGGTTTAGTTCATTAAAAGTTGTAAATGAAGATAGTGTTAATAAAAAAATATTCATCAAAGCAAAAACAGAATTTGAAGATAGTTACATCAGAGAGAACTATCTGAAAGATCTTGAGTCCTCTTTTAAAGATCAGGGATTTTCTTTTGAGTTAGTTAAGTTTAGTAATTTTAATAAAATTTAAAGGGTGATATGGAAAAAGATCTTGCAAAGATTGCTCCAAGTAATATTCAGGCAGAGCAAATGATACTTGTGGCAATTCTGATTAACAATCGTGCGCTATATAACATTAACGAATTTTTACTGCCGGAACATTTTTATGAACCATTACATGGCAAAATATACAAGTCAATTAATCTCATTATTAGTAAAGGAATTAGTGCTACTGTAATTTCGCTCAAAAATATGCTAGGCAATGAACTCGCATTTGAGAAAATAGGTGGAGTGGATTATCTAGCTAAACTTACAACTTTAGCATTAAGTATAGTTAATGTTAATGAGTACGGCAAAATAGTATATGATCTTGCGCTGAGGTGTTATTTAATTGAAATTGGAGAAAAAATAGTAACAAATGCGTATTCTTCTACTTTAGCAGATTTAGCTATAAGTCAGATCGAAACTGCTGAATCTCAATTATATGATCTAGGTTCAAGATGAACTTTAAGTAAAGGATTTACAAAATTACAAACTTCAATTGAAGAATCATGGACATCAATTTCATCTGCTATTAAAAATAAAAACTCTATTAACGGTATTAGTAGTGGACTACTTGACCTTGATTCAAAGCTTGGAGGATTTAAAAATTCTGACCTAATAATATTAGCTGGCAGGCCATCAATGGGTAAAACTGCTTTAGGAGTTAACTTAGCAATAAATGCTTGTAAATATTTTTTATCATCATCTACTCAACAAAATAGCAAAGTTTCTAATATAACACCATCAGTTGGATTCTTTTCTTTAGAAATGTCATCTCAGCAAATCTCAACTCGAATTCTTTCTATAGAATCAGAAATTAATAGCTCTGCATTATTTAACGGTAAAATAGGTGAACAAGATGTTGATAAGTTAAAGACTGTACAAGACGAAATACAAAAGTGGAATTTTTTTATAGATGATGCTCCAGCAATCTCGATATCTGCAATTAGATCTCGAGCTCGTAGACTTAAACGTACTCATAATTTAGCAATATTATTTATTGATTATTTACAGCTAATAAAAATTGATAACAGAGGAAGTCAGTATAATCGAGTGCAGGAGATTTCTGAAATTACACAGAGCTTAAAAGCTCTTGCTAAAGAGCTCAATATTTCAATCATTGCGTTATCTCAATTGTCTAGAGCTGTAGAACAAAGGTCAGATAAAAAGCCTATTCTCTCAGATCTGAGAGAATCAGGCTCAATTGAACAGGACGTCGATATTGTAATGCTTATATATCGGGACGAATATTACTTGTCTAGATCAGAACCGAATCCAGGTACTCCAGAATACACAGAATGGGTTACAAAACAAAATAAATGTTATAACACTGCTGAAATAATTGTTGCTAAACACCGTAATGGTCAGGTTGGTACAGTGAAGTTGTACTATAATAGTAGGTATTCTAAATTTGGCAATATTGTTAAAAACTCTCATCAAAGTTAATAAACGCTAGATTGTGCATAAGATGAAAAAATGCTTGTCCAAAAAAAAATTACAGCAAAATTTTACTCATTAACACCAGAGATATGCAACTTAAGGTTAGTTTTAGCATCGTGATAACTGAATTCAAAAAATTTATAATTTAATTTGCTTCTTTTTCAGTTTTTATCTGGGATTGGAGTATACAAAAAGTTTAAATTATGGTATAATTTATTAATAACCATTTGGAGGTGGCCAATGATAGATTTTTATAGTGAGAGCTTAATAAATAAGCTGTTTGAAACCAACATAAGATTTAACACCAAAATTGATCTTGATAGAGTTGAAAAAGCAATACTTTACGCTAAAAAATATCATTGCCAGCAAAAGAGAGATACAGAACTCTACTACACACATCCATTGAAAGTAGCTCACATGGTATCAGACCACAGCTTTGAAACAGATACAATTATTACTGCAATACTACATGATACACTTGAAGACACAAAAGTAACTAAAGAAAGAATAAGGTACGAATTTGGTGCTAATATTGCAGAACATGTTTCAGATCTCACAAGGGTTAGGAATAATAAGAAAATCAGTGCTATGGAAATGATACAAATATTACGCAGCCAAAATAAAACAGAACTATTACTGATCAAGCTTTTTGATAGATTCCATAATATTACAACTATATTCATCAAACCTCCTCACAAAAGGCAAGAAATAATATTTGAAACTCAGCAAGAATTTATAGCTCTTGCTGAATACCTTAAACTACCAGAGATTGGAGAACGCTTAAGCGAATATTGTAAACTTCATGCTAGCTAATGAGTAAATAATTGAGAATGAAAGGATTAAATATATGATATTAAAATCTAAGACTAAGTATACCTTACATAGCGCTATTCAAGATGGTGATATTAAAAAAGTGAAGCAGCTTATTAATAAGGATATTACACTTGTCAATTCAAAATATAAAGATGGCACTACTGCTTTATCTGTTGCTTTGAAATATAAGAATCTACCTATTGCTAAGATTTTGTTGAACAATGAAGCTAACGTAAACGCACAAGATAATGATGGGCACACTGCTTTACATCTTGTTGTTGAAACAATTCAAGTATATTATGAATTTTTCGAAAAATATCCTACCTATTGCAATGATCATATAGCATTACTGCTAAAATATAATGCTGATGTAAATATCGAGAATAATCAAGGTAATACACCTTTATCTGATGCTGTTGAATGCAAATGTGTAGAACCTTTAGCAATTATGCTAAAACATAATTCTACTGGTATTAATAAAAAATATGATGAAGGAGAAACGCTACTACATATTGCTGTTCGTAATAAAATCATAGATATTATACAGCTTTTGATTGATTATGGAGCAGATATTGATGCAAAAGATGATAACGGCATGACTACTATAGATTATGCTGCTAAAAGCGGTAATGCAGATGTATTCAACTTTCTAATGGAACAATCAGTCCCATGGTATTAGGTTTCAACAGATAGCTAATATGTTAATATTAAAAAGAGAAGTTAATATGAATGTTTTGAAATTACTTTTACAACCGGGTTATGCTGTTATATTAGCATTCGTTGTATTATCTTCACCATCGATATGTACAGCGAATAATAATGTAAACTTCAATGCCTCTAAAGGTGGTATTGATACTTCACAACAATTCTATATAAAATTTTCAACTGGTATTGCTACTAGCTACGATACATTAGAAGCTGGAATTGGTTATAGATTAGATCGGCACAGAATGGATGTAAGATTAGGATTTATGTGTCATCACAACTGTAGAGATAACTTTATTCAAGGAAATTATTATTACAATATAATTGAAGGTAACAAAGCATCAATTTTTGTTACAGGTGGCCTAGTATCAGCTTTCAATAGTGATAGCGGTACTGGTATAGACTTGGGAGTTGGTACAACAATAAACTTATTAAGAGATATATATTTAGACATTGAATGTAGCACAATTGCTAACTATAGACCACTTCCTATTCATATACGATTTGGATTGCGGGTTCACATTTAATAACTAGCAAGTTTTATAGTTAGTAATGATTAGCTCATTAACAGGATTGCGTTGTTCATTGATTGAGTATACAACTGTAACGGTATTGATATTAAAATCTTTGTATAAGTCTCTAATAAAGGCAGTATTATTATTTGAGATCATAATCTTAACACCTTTATTTGTTAATTCTTTGACAAAATCCCGTAATCTAATTTGATCTTTTTCATCAAATGGAAGTCTAGTATAGAACCGTTCTCCAGATTTATGGTAAGGAGGATCGAAATAAACAAAGTCATTTTGTTGAGGCTCTATAAATGAAAAATCTGTAGCATAAATTGATACACCATGTAAAAGGTTGCTGCATTGGTTTATTCTAGATGCAATGTGGAGTTTAATGTAGCATTCACCAGAAAATGTTTGAGCAGATTGTCCATTTTTGTAGACTCTATAAATTCCCCTAAAAGAGTATTTATTAAGATATATAAATTTTGCGGTAATTTCATTCGGATTATTACTATATTTGTTTTTAACTTTATAATAATAATCCTTCGAATGATGTTTGTGATATAAACTCAGTAATCTATTGACCTCATTAGGATTATTTTTAACAGCATTATAGCTAGTAATTAAATCAAGATTGATGTCAGACAAAAAACATTGTTTAAAAAGATGCCTAACTTGAAAAAATAAAGCACCTCCACCAAGAAATGGTTCATAGTAATTATAGTGTGGACCTTGAGGAAGATGTTCTATTAATTTATTAACAATTCTTCGTTTACTACCAATCCAATGAAGGAAAGGCTTAGACTTATTAGCAACAGCTACTGACACATGAAGTTTAATTAATTTATGTTAGTTGAATCTCTATTGAGATTATACCAGAAAACAGCTTGTAGTGCTAGTAATAATAACGCTTACAAGGCTCTTTATGCATCCTTTTTGAATAAGATTTATTATAACCATAAGCAAGGAATGTGATAATTTCGCATCAACATTAGATTATTATGCAAAAATTTAGCCTGTAAATTAAAAGATTTTAATAGACTGGTAAAAAATATAATGCTACTCTATACCTTATATTATCTAGGTTTCAAAACTTTGATGATAATGATCTGAAGATTAAATAAAACAAAGGGTTGAACTTTTGGAATTAATCTTCAGAAACCATTTTTTAAACAAAAACAGTAGGGGAATTCTATGCCTATTCAAGACGAAGGTCAAAATAAAATCAATAAATTAACCGAAAAATTATCTACAGAGGGAATTAATAGCACAACAATAAAACAGATAGACGCTGAATTGCAAAAACTATACTTTCAGCTAGAGGAATCTGAGCAAGTAAGCATAAATTGCATAGAGTGGATACAATATTTTAGGCTAATAGTAAATAACTACGACAGAAAAAAAGTAAATATAATAGCTTCTCTAAATGGAATGATTTTTTTATTTAGACAATACATAGCATCAACGAATGTAAGAATTGAAACATTTAACATAGAATTGCTAATAAATAATACCGTTATCAGAATGAGGGAACATTTTGAAAATGAGAATATAAAGCTAAATGTTCAAAATGACATAAAGACGGTTCTGATTGGAGATAGTTTTCGAATAAAAGCAGTAATAAGTCAGTTAATTGGTAGTGCTATTATAAATAGCAGCAAAAATAGCAAGATTACTATTAACCTCAATCAGTATTCAGAAATATTACAATTTACAGTACAAAACATAGGACTAAGCACTTCTAAAGAAAAATTAGAAAGAATAAATGCTGAACTAGAGAATTTGAATTTGGTAACGTATCAAGAACTAGGAGAAGGATTAGCATTTATAAAACATCTTACAGATCAGCTAAAAG
This genomic interval from Orientia tsutsugamushi contains the following:
- a CDS encoding IS630 transposase-related protein; protein product: MPKSYSQDFRQEVIKCVNQGKSCNDASVKFDIAANTVRNWYKRYKSEGHYKERDRLGKKEKIYKIEFEKYISLNQNLTLAQTGKHFGILIRVASYYMKKFGYS
- a CDS encoding DnaA N-terminal domain-containing protein encodes the protein MLLKLAGRYSNYHFGCKASVLNYIAKVLANELRTTDQANRDNCGFDNEFNKEKYLTQIETSANLSKESQLKHKIAGSFEAAMAYQILTSCSFGPAVRTRFFVKLLKNITLTECDESKILQAVQDVYGYEIQELQVTPFEQPTTVSQKQINEEEYLLNLSKQLGSNSTWYKVRESLVTCYGQAIDKEWFSSLKVVNEDSVNKKIFIKAKTEFEDSYIRENYLKDLESSFKDQGFSFELVKFSNFNKI
- a CDS encoding HD domain-containing protein, whose product is MIDFYSESLINKLFETNIRFNTKIDLDRVEKAILYAKKYHCQQKRDTELYYTHPLKVAHMVSDHSFETDTIITAILHDTLEDTKVTKERIRYEFGANIAEHVSDLTRVRNNKKISAMEMIQILRSQNKTELLLIKLFDRFHNITTIFIKPPHKRQEIIFETQQEFIALAEYLKLPEIGERLSEYCKLHAS
- a CDS encoding ankyrin repeat domain-containing protein, giving the protein MILKSKTKYTLHSAIQDGDIKKVKQLINKDITLVNSKYKDGTTALSVALKYKNLPIAKILLNNEANVNAQDNDGHTALHLVVETIQVYYEFFEKYPTYCNDHIALLLKYNADVNIENNQGNTPLSDAVECKCVEPLAIMLKHNSTGINKKYDEGETLLHIAVRNKIIDIIQLLIDYGADIDAKDDNGMTTIDYAAKSGNADVFNFLMEQSVPWY
- a CDS encoding DNA adenine methylase, translating into MSVAVANKSKPFLHWIGSKRRIVNKLIEHLPQGPHYNYYEPFLGGGALFFQVRHLFKQCFLSDINLDLITSYNAVKNNPNEVNRLLSLYHKHHSKDYYYKVKNKYSNNPNEITAKFIYLNKYSFRGIYRVYKNGQSAQTFSGECYIKLHIASRINQCSNLLHGVSIYATDFSFIEPQQNDFVYFDPPYHKSGERFYTRLPFDEKDQIRLRDFVKELTNKGVKIMISNNNTAFIRDLYKDFNINTVTVVYSINEQRNPVNELIITNYKTC
- a CDS encoding ATP-binding protein, producing the protein MPIQDEGQNKINKLTEKLSTEGINSTTIKQIDAELQKLYFQLEESEQVSINCIEWIQYFRLIVNNYDRKKVNIIASLNGMIFLFRQYIASTNVRIETFNIELLINNTVIRMREHFENENIKLNVQNDIKTVLIGDSFRIKAVISQLIGSAIINSSKNSKITINLNQYSEILQFTVQNIGLSTSKEKLERINAELENLNLVTYQELGEGLAFIKHLTDQLKGRLRAKEENNYITFSFEVPITSLNYSLGECYERKEENN